Proteins encoded within one genomic window of Prauserella marina:
- the rplD gene encoding 50S ribosomal protein L4 has translation MTATVELKTPAGQADGTVELPAGIFDVQANIPLMHQVVVAQLAAARQGTHDTKTRGETRGGGRKPYRQKGTGRARQGSVRAPQFTGGGTVHGPTPRDYSQRTPKKMKVAALRGALSDRARSGQLHVVTELVTGEKPSTKDAKKVLGSLTQAKRVLVVLSRDEELSWLSVRNLTNVHIIAPDQLNTYDVLVNDDVIFTKAAFDSFVAGPAKGKGVKATARSGEVSEGSDEQ, from the coding sequence ATGACGGCGACGGTCGAGCTCAAGACTCCCGCCGGCCAGGCCGACGGCACGGTGGAACTGCCCGCCGGCATCTTCGACGTGCAGGCGAACATTCCGCTGATGCACCAGGTGGTCGTGGCCCAGCTCGCCGCGGCGCGCCAGGGTACGCACGACACGAAGACCCGCGGCGAGACCCGCGGCGGTGGCCGTAAGCCTTACCGGCAGAAGGGCACCGGCCGTGCCCGTCAGGGTTCGGTCCGCGCGCCGCAGTTCACCGGTGGTGGCACGGTGCACGGCCCTACACCCAGGGACTACAGCCAGCGGACCCCGAAGAAGATGAAGGTCGCCGCTCTGCGTGGCGCCCTCTCGGACAGGGCTCGTTCCGGTCAGCTTCACGTCGTCACCGAGCTGGTGACCGGCGAGAAGCCGTCCACAAAGGACGCCAAGAAGGTGCTGGGCTCGCTGACGCAGGCCAAGCGGGTTCTCGTCGTGCTCAGCCGCGACGAGGAACTGAGCTGGCTGTCGGTGCGGAACCTCACCAACGTCCACATCATCGCGCCTGACCAGCTCAACACGTATGACGTGCTGGTCAACGACGACGTGATCTTCACGAAGGCCGCGTTCGACTCGTTCGTCGCGGGCCCCGCGAAGGGCAAGGGCGTCAAGGCGACCGCGAGGTCCGGCGAGGTCTCGGAAGGGAGTGACGAGCAGTGA